In Helianthus annuus cultivar XRQ/B chromosome 3, HanXRQr2.0-SUNRISE, whole genome shotgun sequence, a single window of DNA contains:
- the LOC118490502 gene encoding uncharacterized protein LOC118490502: MSEEHQEVAVIEEGPVPVLKWDLGLFEQIVRSFRFPPEWDARYPAQGQTAADAPPGYITLYEDCFLQGNFRLPATNFMGSILHHYNFHISQMSPPGMVRVRHFEFLCHSHGIEPSVDKFRAFYQLQRTMGFFSFASRGAAKKILLNPPKSFHDWKPKFFFIREEVLPVAMPFRDWTEAIPKEDLPIPKTARWYQQLTPTPNRVFGENVLVAAKMSDQWSPSSREVPVLKIGDQEAQLYQAAFSTFGGSMGVRPLRDDEESWYDQIKGNFMFPAADAFASPPTATEGAQYPKPRPLRSVTLPGKETLYLSSEESVCCAT, encoded by the exons ATGAGTGAAGAACATCAGGAGGTTGCTGTTATTGAGGAAGGACCAGTTCCTGTCCTTAAATGGGACTTAGGTCTCTTCGAACAAATCGTTCGTAGTTTCCGattcccaccggagtgggatgcccggTATCCAGCTCAGGGCCAGACCGCGGCTGATGCACCACCCGGTTACATCACTTTATACGAAGACTGCTTCCTTCAGGGCAATTTCCGACTGCCGGCGACCAACTTTATGGGCAGTATCCTTCATCACTACAACTTTCATATATCGCAGATgagcccacccgggatggtgagGGTAAGGCACTTCGAGTTCTTGTGTCATTCTCATGGCATTGAGCCATCTGTAGATAAGTTTCGTGCTTTCTACCAGTTGCAGAGGAcaatggggttcttttcttttgCGAGCCGTGGTGCGGCGAAGAAGATTTTACTGAACCCACCgaagagtttccatgactggaaaccTAAGTTCTTCTTTATCAGGGAAGAGGTTTTGCCGGTTGCCATGCCTTTTAGGGACTGGACCGAGGCCATACCGAAGGAAGATCTTCCCATTCCAAAAACTGCTCGGTGGTACCAGCAGCTAACCCCAACCCCAAATCGGGTGTTTGGGGAAAATGTGTTGGTTGCTGCtaagatgagtgaccagtggtcacctaGCAGCAGGGAGGTTCCGGTTTTGAAGATCGGCGATCAAG AAGCGCAACTCTATCAAGCTGCCTTCTCGACATTTGGTGGCTCCATGGGCGTTCGCCCATTGCGCGATGACGAGGaaagctggtatgaccagattaaaGGCAATTTCATGTTTCCAGCTGCTGATGCCTTCGCTTCGCCGCCCACCgctactgaaggtgcgcaataccctaaacctcgtcctttgcgctctgtgactcTTCCTGGGAAGGAGActctctatctttccagcgaggagtca gtgtgttgcgcgacctag